In one Pseudomonas fitomaticsae genomic region, the following are encoded:
- a CDS encoding AraC family transcriptional regulator, with translation MQNAFAILCQGDERHRPHTLDALLAGVAPLLPMLDVIPNAAIFIKDMQARYVLANHTLVQRCGLKHLKPLLGKTSAQVFPAQLGPGYTEQDRRVLEEGFVLEDQLELHLYGSREPGWCLTHKRPLYNRDGEIIGLAGISVDLQSASETHPAFQRLAAVDEHIRAHFNRRVTLGELTRIAGISVAQLERYCKRVFHLTPRQMIQKVRLEHAHRLLHTELPITEVALQCGYTDHSAFTRQFKASTGFTPRQYRQATAQ, from the coding sequence ATGCAGAACGCGTTTGCGATCCTCTGTCAGGGCGATGAGCGCCATCGGCCGCATACTCTCGACGCACTGCTGGCCGGCGTGGCACCGCTGTTGCCGATGCTCGACGTGATTCCGAACGCGGCGATCTTCATCAAGGACATGCAGGCGCGGTACGTCCTGGCCAATCACACGCTGGTGCAGCGCTGTGGCCTGAAACACTTGAAACCGCTACTCGGGAAAACCAGTGCGCAGGTGTTTCCGGCGCAGTTGGGGCCGGGTTACACCGAGCAGGATCGGCGGGTACTGGAAGAAGGCTTCGTGCTGGAAGATCAGCTGGAACTGCACCTGTACGGCAGTCGCGAACCGGGCTGGTGCCTGACGCACAAGCGTCCGCTGTACAACCGTGACGGCGAGATCATCGGCCTCGCGGGGATTTCCGTAGACCTGCAATCGGCCAGCGAAACCCACCCGGCGTTTCAGCGCCTGGCGGCGGTCGACGAACACATCCGCGCGCATTTCAACCGTCGGGTGACGCTGGGCGAATTGACCCGGATCGCCGGTATTTCGGTGGCGCAGCTGGAGCGTTACTGCAAACGGGTGTTTCACCTGACGCCGAGACAGATGATTCAGAAAGTGCGGCTGGAACATGCCCATCGCTTGTTGCACACCGAGCTGCCGATCACCGAGGTGGCGCTGCAATGCGGCTACACCGATCACAGCGCTTTCACTCGCCAGTTCAAGGCGTCGACCGGTTTCACCCCGCGTCAGTACCGGCAGGCGACCGCCCAATGA
- a CDS encoding dihydrodipicolinate synthase family protein codes for MSDNIFTGCMPALMTPCTAARKPDFDALVAKGRELIDIGMSAVVYCGSMGDWPLLTEAERQEGVARLVAAGIPTIVGTGAVNTREAVSHAAHAAKVGAQGLMVIPRVLSRGASAAAQKAHFAAILQAAPNLPAVIYNSPYYGFATRADLFFELRREYPNLIGFKEFGGGADLRYAAENITSKDDDVTLMVGVDTQVVHGFVNCNATGAITGIGNALPREVLQLVALSKQAAKGDAKARRQARELESALAVLSSFDEGTDLVLYYKHLMVLNGDKEYTLHFNETDALNDSQRRYAEAQYTLFRHWYENWSAEQNFA; via the coding sequence ATGAGCGACAACATCTTCACCGGCTGCATGCCCGCCCTAATGACCCCGTGCACCGCCGCGCGCAAACCGGACTTCGATGCGCTGGTGGCCAAGGGTCGCGAGCTGATCGACATCGGCATGAGTGCGGTCGTCTACTGCGGTTCCATGGGCGACTGGCCGTTGCTCACCGAAGCCGAGCGTCAGGAAGGCGTGGCGCGGCTGGTGGCGGCCGGTATTCCGACCATCGTCGGCACCGGCGCGGTCAACACCCGTGAAGCGGTGTCCCACGCTGCCCACGCGGCGAAAGTCGGCGCGCAGGGTTTGATGGTGATTCCTCGGGTGCTGTCCCGTGGCGCTTCGGCGGCGGCGCAAAAAGCCCACTTCGCGGCGATTCTGCAGGCCGCGCCGAACCTGCCGGCGGTGATCTACAACAGCCCTTACTACGGCTTCGCCACCCGCGCCGACCTGTTCTTCGAACTGCGCCGTGAATACCCGAACCTGATCGGCTTCAAGGAATTCGGCGGTGGCGCCGACCTGCGCTACGCCGCTGAAAACATCACCTCCAAGGACGATGACGTGACCCTGATGGTCGGTGTCGATACCCAAGTGGTGCATGGCTTCGTCAACTGCAACGCCACCGGCGCCATCACCGGCATCGGCAACGCCCTGCCTCGCGAAGTGCTGCAACTGGTGGCCCTGAGCAAGCAGGCGGCCAAGGGTGATGCCAAGGCCCGACGTCAGGCCCGAGAGCTGGAATCGGCGCTGGCGGTGCTGTCGTCCTTCGACGAAGGCACGGACCTGGTGCTGTATTACAAACACCTGATGGTGCTCAACGGCGACAAGGAATACACCCTGCATTTCAACGAAACCGATGCCTTGAACGACTCGCAACGTCGTTACGCAGAAGCCCAGTACACGCTGTTCCGTCACTGGTACGAAAACTGGTCGGCGGAACAGAACTTCGCCTGA
- a CDS encoding 4-hydroxyproline epimerase, whose translation MKRVHVIDSHTGGEPTRLVMKGFPDLPGRTMAEKRDALGNQHDQWRRACLMEPRGNDVLVGALYCEPVSPDATCGVIFFNNAGYLGMCGHGTIGLVASLQHLGLIAPGVHKIDTPVGPVSATLHEDGAVTLGNVPAYRSRKQVAVEVPGYGRFLGDVAYGGNWFFLVSEHRQTLTMDNVETLTDLTWKMLKALEDQGIHGEDGAVIDHIELFADDAEADSRNFVMCPGKAYDRSPCGTGTSAKLACLAADEKLAPGERWVQASITGSQFEGRFEWEGERIRPYITGRAHMTADSTLLIDETDPFAWGI comes from the coding sequence ATGAAACGAGTACACGTCATTGATTCCCACACCGGCGGCGAACCCACGCGTCTGGTGATGAAAGGTTTTCCCGACCTGCCCGGCCGCACCATGGCCGAGAAACGCGACGCCCTGGGCAACCAGCATGACCAGTGGCGCCGCGCCTGCCTGATGGAACCGCGCGGCAACGATGTGTTGGTGGGCGCGCTGTATTGCGAGCCGGTGTCGCCGGACGCCACCTGCGGCGTGATCTTCTTCAACAACGCCGGTTACCTCGGCATGTGCGGCCACGGCACCATCGGCCTGGTCGCATCGCTGCAACATCTGGGGCTGATCGCACCGGGCGTGCACAAGATCGACACGCCGGTCGGCCCGGTCAGCGCAACGCTGCATGAAGACGGCGCCGTGACGCTCGGCAACGTACCCGCCTATCGCTCACGCAAACAGGTGGCCGTGGAAGTGCCGGGATACGGCCGCTTCCTCGGTGACGTGGCCTATGGCGGCAACTGGTTTTTCCTGGTCTCCGAACACCGCCAGACACTGACGATGGACAACGTCGAAACCCTGACCGACCTCACCTGGAAAATGCTCAAGGCCCTCGAAGACCAAGGCATCCATGGCGAGGACGGCGCGGTCATCGACCACATCGAACTATTCGCCGATGACGCCGAGGCCGACAGCCGCAACTTCGTCATGTGCCCCGGCAAGGCCTACGACCGTTCCCCTTGCGGCACCGGCACCAGCGCCAAACTCGCCTGCCTGGCAGCCGACGAAAAACTCGCGCCCGGCGAGCGCTGGGTGCAGGCCAGCATCACCGGCAGCCAGTTCGAAGGTCGCTTCGAATGGGAAGGCGAGCGCATCCGCCCCTACATCACCGGCCGCGCCCACATGACCGCCGACAGCACGTTGCTGATCGACGAAACCGATCCGTTCGCGTGGGGCATCTGA
- a CDS encoding XylR family transcriptional regulator, producing MKTVPPVHRIALLFNGSKIYDRGIISGIGNYLSSTRASWDLFLEEDFLCRLKGIERWQGDGIIADFDDPLIGEALADIKMPVVAVGGSYQDERAYPKGIPYVATDNNALITLAYEHLIEAGLQRFACFSLPEAQANRWAQEREKAFLRLMQRDGLHAEVYRGMGTSAPLWDSAVEQLIAWLQSLPKPIGIIAVSDARARQLLQACLTAGIAVPEQVALIGIDNDPLTRSLTRVPLSSVIQGTETMGRTAAQLLHQMLHGKPSTGEHFLIPPEAINVQVSSLHQPLGNPYVMQALLFIRQYACQGIKTAQVAAYVGVSRSSLESHFRTVRGCSVHDEILRFKLAAATRGLEKTDTAIADVARTCGFKSAQYLHTVFRREFGCTPREYQQGAR from the coding sequence ATGAAAACCGTACCGCCTGTTCATCGCATCGCCCTGTTGTTCAACGGAAGCAAGATCTATGACCGCGGCATCATCAGCGGCATCGGCAACTACCTGAGCAGCACCCGTGCATCCTGGGATCTGTTTCTGGAAGAGGATTTTCTCTGCCGGTTGAAAGGCATCGAGCGCTGGCAAGGTGACGGGATCATTGCCGACTTCGACGATCCGCTGATCGGCGAGGCGCTGGCCGACATCAAGATGCCCGTGGTGGCGGTGGGCGGCTCTTATCAGGATGAACGGGCCTATCCCAAGGGAATTCCATACGTTGCAACGGACAATAACGCGCTGATCACATTGGCTTATGAGCACTTGATCGAGGCCGGGCTGCAACGGTTCGCCTGCTTCAGCCTGCCTGAGGCGCAGGCCAATCGTTGGGCCCAGGAGCGCGAAAAGGCTTTTCTGCGATTGATGCAACGGGACGGCTTGCACGCCGAGGTCTATCGCGGCATGGGCACCAGCGCGCCGCTGTGGGACAGCGCCGTCGAACAGCTGATCGCCTGGCTGCAGAGCCTGCCCAAGCCCATTGGCATCATCGCCGTCAGTGACGCCCGCGCCCGGCAGTTGCTGCAAGCCTGCCTGACCGCCGGAATCGCCGTTCCGGAGCAAGTGGCGTTGATCGGCATCGACAACGACCCGCTGACCCGCAGCCTGACGCGGGTCCCCCTGAGTTCGGTGATCCAGGGCACCGAAACCATGGGCCGCACCGCCGCGCAACTGCTGCACCAGATGCTGCACGGCAAACCGTCCACGGGCGAGCATTTCCTGATCCCGCCTGAAGCGATCAACGTGCAGGTGTCAAGCCTGCATCAACCGTTGGGCAACCCTTACGTGATGCAGGCGCTGCTGTTCATCCGCCAATATGCCTGCCAGGGCATCAAGACCGCGCAAGTGGCGGCTTATGTCGGCGTGTCGCGTTCATCGCTGGAGTCGCACTTTCGCACGGTGCGTGGTTGCAGCGTGCATGACGAGATCCTGCGTTTCAAACTGGCGGCGGCGACTCGCGGGCTGGAAAAAACCGACACGGCGATTGCGGACGTTGCCCGCACGTGCGGTTTCAAATCCGCGCAATACCTGCACACGGTGTTTCGCCGAGAGTTCGGGTGTACGCCCCGGGAATATCAGCAGGGCGCCAGATAG
- a CDS encoding APC family permease — protein MSGQGKFKKQLSLIDLTFIGLGAIFGSGWLFAASHVSAIAGPAGIFSWLLGGFAVLLLGIVYCELGAALPRAGGVVRYPVYSHGPLLGYLMGFITLIAFSSLVAIEVVASRQYAAAWFPSLTKAGSGDPTLLGWLVQFGLLCVFFLLNYRSVKTFAKANNLVSVFKFIVPLLVIGVLFTFFKPENFQVQGFAPFGLSGIEMAVSAGGVIFAYLGLTPIISVASEVKNPQRTIPIALILSVLLSTAIYVLLQTAFLGGIPTELLANGWAGVSKEFALPYRDIALALGVGWLAYLVVADAVISPSGCGNIYMNATPRVIYGWAQTGTFFKVFTHIDAKSGIPRPALWLTFALSVFWTLPFPSWEALINVVSAALVLSYAVAPVTVAALRRNAPDMPRPFRVKCMGVLGPVSFIIAALIVYWSGWNTVSWLLGLQILMFVVYLLCGRFVPTAHLSLSRQVRSSAWLIAFYAVTIVLSKLGTFGGLGILTHPFDTLVVAACAMGIYYWGAATGVPAHLLRLESEEDESEVASPSPASAANPRAAGAY, from the coding sequence ATGTCAGGCCAAGGCAAGTTCAAAAAACAACTTTCATTGATCGACCTCACCTTTATCGGACTGGGGGCGATCTTCGGTTCCGGCTGGTTGTTCGCGGCGAGCCACGTGTCGGCGATTGCCGGGCCGGCGGGGATTTTTTCCTGGTTGCTGGGCGGGTTCGCCGTGCTGCTGCTGGGCATCGTCTATTGCGAACTGGGCGCGGCATTGCCCCGCGCTGGCGGTGTGGTGCGTTACCCGGTCTACAGCCACGGGCCGCTGCTCGGTTACCTGATGGGTTTCATCACGCTGATCGCGTTTTCCAGTCTGGTGGCGATCGAGGTGGTTGCATCGCGCCAATACGCGGCGGCCTGGTTTCCGAGCCTGACCAAGGCCGGTAGCGGTGACCCGACCCTGCTCGGCTGGCTGGTGCAGTTCGGCCTGCTCTGCGTGTTCTTCCTGCTCAACTACCGCAGCGTGAAAACCTTCGCCAAGGCCAACAATCTGGTCAGTGTGTTCAAGTTCATCGTGCCGCTGCTGGTGATCGGCGTACTGTTCACCTTCTTCAAACCGGAAAACTTTCAGGTTCAAGGCTTCGCCCCTTTCGGGCTCTCGGGCATCGAGATGGCCGTCTCTGCCGGCGGCGTGATCTTCGCCTACCTCGGCCTGACCCCGATCATCTCGGTGGCCAGCGAAGTGAAAAATCCCCAGCGCACGATTCCGATTGCGCTGATCCTGTCGGTGCTGCTCTCCACTGCGATTTACGTGTTGCTGCAAACGGCTTTCCTCGGCGGCATCCCGACCGAACTGCTCGCCAACGGTTGGGCCGGGGTCTCCAAGGAATTCGCCCTGCCGTACCGCGACATCGCCCTGGCGCTGGGCGTGGGCTGGCTGGCGTATCTGGTGGTGGCGGACGCGGTGATCTCCCCCAGCGGCTGCGGCAACATCTACATGAACGCCACGCCTCGGGTGATCTACGGCTGGGCGCAGACCGGCACGTTCTTCAAGGTCTTCACCCACATCGACGCGAAGTCCGGCATCCCGCGTCCGGCACTGTGGCTGACCTTCGCCCTGTCGGTGTTCTGGACCCTGCCGTTCCCGTCCTGGGAAGCGCTGATCAACGTGGTGTCCGCCGCGCTGGTGCTGAGCTATGCCGTCGCTCCGGTGACCGTCGCCGCGCTGCGTCGCAATGCGCCCGACATGCCGCGCCCGTTCCGGGTCAAGTGCATGGGCGTGCTGGGGCCGGTGTCGTTCATCATCGCTGCGCTGATCGTTTACTGGTCGGGCTGGAACACCGTGTCCTGGCTGCTCGGCCTGCAAATCCTGATGTTCGTCGTCTACCTGCTCTGCGGCCGTTTCGTGCCGACCGCCCACCTCAGCCTGTCCCGGCAGGTGCGCTCGTCCGCGTGGCTGATCGCGTTCTACGCCGTGACCATCGTCCTCTCGAAACTCGGCACCTTTGGCGGCCTGGGCATCCTCACCCATCCGTTCGACACCCTGGTCGTCGCAGCCTGTGCGATGGGCATCTATTACTGGGGCGCCGCCACCGGCGTACCGGCACATCTGCTGCGCCTGGAGTCCGAAGAGGATGAGAGCGAAGTCGCTTCGCCGTCCCCTGCCTCCGCTGCCAACCCGCGCGCTGCCGGCGCTTACTGA
- the xylA gene encoding xylose isomerase: MPYFPDVDRIRYEGPASDSPLAFRHYDADKIILGKPMREHLRMAACYWHTFVWPGSDVFGAGTFKRPWQHAGDPMEMAIGKAEAAFEFFTKLGIDNYCFHDTDVAPEGHSLKEYRNHFAQMVDHLERHQEESGIKLLWGTANCFSNPRFAAGAASNPDPEVFACAAAQVFSAMNATQRLKGSNYVLWGGREGYETLLNTDLKREREQLGRFMRMVVEHKYKIGFKGDLLIEPKPQEPTKHQYDYDSATVFGFLQQFGLEKEIKVNIEANHATLAGHSFHHEVATAVSLGIFGSIDANRGDPQNGWDTDQFPNSVEEMTLVTYEILKAGGFGNGGFNFDSKVRRQSLDEVDLFHGHVGAMDVLALSLERAAAMVQNDQLQRLKDQRYAGWQQPFGQAVLEGEFNLQSLAEHAFANELNPQAVSGRQEMLENVVNRFIYR; encoded by the coding sequence ATGCCGTACTTCCCCGATGTCGACCGGATTCGCTACGAAGGTCCTGCCAGCGATTCTCCCCTTGCCTTCCGTCACTACGACGCCGACAAGATCATCCTCGGCAAGCCCATGCGCGAACACCTGCGCATGGCCGCCTGTTATTGGCACACCTTCGTCTGGCCGGGCTCCGACGTGTTCGGTGCCGGGACGTTCAAGCGCCCGTGGCAACACGCCGGTGACCCGATGGAAATGGCCATTGGCAAGGCAGAGGCCGCGTTCGAGTTTTTCACCAAGCTGGGTATCGATAACTACTGCTTTCACGACACGGATGTCGCCCCCGAAGGCCACTCGCTGAAGGAGTACCGCAACCACTTCGCCCAAATGGTCGATCACCTGGAACGCCACCAGGAAGAAAGCGGAATCAAGTTGCTGTGGGGCACCGCCAACTGCTTCAGCAATCCGCGCTTTGCCGCCGGCGCCGCCAGCAACCCGGATCCTGAAGTGTTCGCCTGCGCCGCTGCCCAGGTCTTCAGCGCCATGAACGCGACTCAACGCCTTAAAGGCTCCAACTACGTGTTGTGGGGCGGTCGCGAAGGTTACGAAACCCTGCTCAACACCGACTTGAAGCGCGAGCGCGAACAACTGGGTCGCTTCATGCGCATGGTGGTCGAGCACAAGTACAAGATCGGTTTCAAAGGCGACCTGCTGATCGAACCCAAACCGCAGGAGCCAACCAAGCACCAATACGATTACGACAGCGCCACTGTGTTCGGTTTTCTCCAGCAGTTCGGTCTGGAAAAGGAAATCAAGGTCAACATCGAGGCCAACCACGCGACCCTGGCCGGTCATAGTTTTCATCACGAGGTGGCGACCGCCGTCTCGCTGGGAATATTCGGCAGCATCGACGCCAACCGGGGCGATCCGCAAAACGGCTGGGACACCGACCAGTTCCCCAACAGCGTCGAGGAAATGACCCTCGTCACTTATGAAATCCTCAAGGCCGGCGGGTTCGGCAATGGCGGGTTCAATTTCGACTCCAAGGTGCGCCGCCAGAGCCTCGACGAGGTCGATCTGTTTCACGGCCACGTCGGTGCCATGGACGTTCTCGCCCTGTCGCTCGAGCGGGCCGCCGCCATGGTCCAGAACGATCAGCTTCAGCGGCTCAAGGATCAACGCTATGCCGGCTGGCAGCAGCCGTTCGGCCAGGCGGTTCTCGAAGGTGAGTTCAATCTCCAGTCACTGGCCGAGCACGCCTTCGCCAACGAACTGAATCCGCAGGCCGTCAGCGGCCGGCAGGAAATGCTCGAAAACGTCGTCAACCGGTTTATCTATCGCTGA
- a CDS encoding aldehyde dehydrogenase (NADP(+)): MTLTGQLLIGQQTLTGDRDVIHGINPATNSPLQPAYAGGSAEHVEQACALAWAALDRYRETSLEARAEFIETIAGEIEALGDELIDRALAETGLPRPRLLGERGRTCQQLRLFARTVRAGEWLDVRVDTAQPQRQPMPRSDLRQRQIPLGPVAVFGASNFPLAFSVAGGDTASALAAGCPVIVKAHGAHPGTSELVGRAVARAVKACALPDGVFSLLYGSGREVGVALVSDPRIKAVGFTGSRSGGLALIKAAQARPEPIPVYAEMSSINPVLLFPAALQNRAEALAQGFVASLTLGAGQFCTNPGLVIAHKGPALDAFIGATTELIQRSPAQTMLTPGIFNAYESSVNALAENARARIAAVGQRATDPNQGQAHVFVTDAADFLADHTLQAEAFGAASVIVQCASDAEIRQVLEQLEGQLTATLHLDDEDLQQARALLPTLERKAGRLLVNGWPTGVEVCDAMVHGGPFPATSDSRTTSVGTAAILRFLRPVCYQDFPDSLLPTALKHANPLSLRRLLDGQRETAKNAE; the protein is encoded by the coding sequence ATGACTCTGACGGGCCAACTGCTGATCGGTCAGCAAACCCTCACCGGCGACCGCGACGTCATCCACGGGATCAACCCCGCCACCAACTCGCCTTTGCAACCAGCCTACGCCGGCGGCTCTGCCGAACATGTCGAGCAAGCCTGCGCACTTGCCTGGGCGGCGCTCGACCGTTATCGCGAGACATCGCTCGAGGCACGGGCCGAATTCATTGAAACCATCGCGGGGGAAATCGAAGCCCTCGGCGACGAACTGATCGACCGCGCCCTGGCCGAAACCGGCCTGCCGCGTCCGCGCCTGCTGGGTGAACGGGGCCGCACGTGCCAACAACTGCGCTTGTTTGCCCGCACCGTGCGGGCCGGTGAATGGCTGGATGTGCGAGTCGACACCGCCCAACCACAGCGCCAGCCAATGCCGCGTTCGGATCTGCGTCAGCGGCAGATTCCACTGGGCCCGGTGGCGGTGTTTGGCGCGAGCAACTTTCCACTGGCGTTCTCGGTGGCGGGCGGCGATACCGCTTCGGCGCTGGCCGCTGGCTGCCCGGTGATCGTCAAGGCCCACGGCGCCCATCCCGGCACTAGCGAGTTGGTCGGACGTGCAGTGGCGCGGGCCGTGAAGGCCTGTGCTTTGCCGGACGGTGTGTTCTCGTTGTTGTACGGCTCCGGTCGCGAAGTGGGGGTTGCGCTGGTCAGCGATCCACGGATCAAGGCAGTCGGCTTCACCGGTTCGCGCAGTGGCGGGCTCGCGCTGATCAAAGCGGCACAAGCCCGGCCAGAGCCGATTCCGGTGTATGCGGAAATGAGTTCGATCAACCCGGTGTTGCTGTTTCCGGCAGCGCTGCAAAATCGCGCCGAGGCATTGGCCCAAGGTTTTGTGGCTTCGCTGACATTGGGCGCCGGTCAGTTCTGCACCAATCCCGGTCTGGTCATCGCCCACAAGGGACCAGCGCTGGACGCCTTCATTGGCGCCACCACCGAACTCATCCAGCGCAGCCCCGCGCAGACCATGCTGACGCCGGGGATTTTCAATGCCTACGAATCCAGCGTGAATGCCCTCGCGGAAAATGCCCGGGCACGTATCGCCGCCGTCGGCCAGCGCGCGACGGATCCGAATCAGGGCCAGGCCCATGTGTTCGTCACCGACGCCGCCGACTTTCTTGCCGATCACACCTTGCAGGCCGAAGCCTTCGGCGCCGCGTCCGTGATCGTGCAATGCGCCAGCGACGCTGAAATCCGTCAGGTGCTCGAACAGCTGGAAGGCCAACTGACCGCCACGCTGCATCTGGATGACGAGGATCTGCAACAGGCCCGCGCATTGCTGCCGACCCTGGAGCGCAAGGCCGGACGCCTGCTGGTCAACGGCTGGCCGACCGGCGTCGAAGTCTGCGATGCGATGGTGCATGGCGGGCCGTTCCCGGCGACTTCCGATTCGCGCACCACGTCGGTGGGCACCGCGGCAATCCTGCGTTTCCTGCGCCCGGTCTGCTATCAGGATTTCCCCGACAGCCTGCTGCCCACCGCGCTCAAACACGCCAATCCGCTGTCGCTGCGTCGCTTGCTCGATGGTCAAAGGGAAACCGCGAAAAATGCCGAATAA
- a CDS encoding NAD(P)/FAD-dependent oxidoreductase — MPNNPHDIAVVGAGIIGVASALRLARQGLRVVVSDPQEPGHGASFGNAGHLATEQVFPIADSSILKRLPTMLMDPMGPLRLDWKYLPRALPWFTRLLLNLRSAPYQRTVAGLRALNESSLDAWHRLLKDIQRPDLLKMEGSLLVFERPDSRPALEALQQRMQQQQVPVDWWQAGAVRETAPQLSEQIQGGLFFPNTGHFIDPYRVVRELVEAAKASGVQFVKHAVQGGQLHEHGVNLITGTGALSARQVLIACGAHSAKLTAALTGKKIPLDTERGYHLMLPNEHNRLPFPITSLERKFIMTPMSEGLRLAGTVEFAGLEAPPTMARAWQLHRLSKGLFRDELSVESATPWMGFRPSLPDSLPVIDRVCDGRVLLAFGHQHLGLTQAAVTAEMVGKMVLPSLQDTARTLPLNEPYRLDRF; from the coding sequence ATGCCGAATAACCCGCACGACATCGCCGTGGTCGGCGCCGGCATCATCGGCGTCGCCAGCGCCCTGCGCCTGGCCCGTCAGGGTTTGCGGGTGGTGGTGAGCGACCCGCAGGAACCCGGCCACGGCGCCTCGTTCGGCAACGCCGGGCACCTGGCGACCGAGCAGGTGTTTCCGATTGCCGACAGCTCGATCCTCAAACGCCTGCCGACCATGCTCATGGATCCGATGGGGCCGCTGCGCCTGGACTGGAAATACCTGCCCCGCGCCCTGCCCTGGTTTACGCGGCTGTTGCTGAACCTGCGCTCGGCGCCTTATCAGCGTACCGTCGCCGGGTTGCGGGCGCTGAATGAAAGCTCGCTGGACGCCTGGCACCGCTTGCTCAAAGACATTCAGCGACCCGACCTGCTGAAAATGGAAGGTTCGCTGCTGGTGTTCGAACGCCCCGACTCGCGCCCGGCCCTCGAAGCATTGCAGCAACGCATGCAACAGCAACAGGTGCCGGTCGATTGGTGGCAGGCCGGTGCGGTACGCGAGACCGCGCCGCAACTCAGCGAACAGATTCAGGGCGGACTGTTTTTCCCGAACACCGGGCACTTCATCGATCCCTACCGCGTCGTGCGTGAGTTGGTCGAGGCGGCGAAAGCCAGCGGCGTGCAGTTCGTGAAGCACGCGGTTCAGGGCGGACAACTGCATGAGCATGGCGTCAATCTGATAACCGGAACCGGCGCCCTGTCCGCTCGCCAGGTACTGATCGCCTGCGGCGCCCACTCGGCAAAACTCACCGCCGCACTGACCGGCAAAAAAATCCCGCTGGACACCGAGCGCGGCTATCACCTGATGCTGCCTAACGAACACAACCGACTGCCCTTCCCCATCACCTCGCTGGAACGCAAATTCATCATGACCCCGATGTCCGAAGGCCTGCGCCTGGCCGGCACCGTCGAATTCGCCGGCCTCGAAGCCCCGCCGACCATGGCCCGTGCGTGGCAGTTGCATCGGTTGAGCAAGGGGTTGTTTCGTGATGAGTTGAGTGTCGAGTCAGCTACACCCTGGATGGGGTTTCGGCCGTCGCTGCCGGATTCGTTGCCGGTGATTGATCGGGTGTGTGACGGTAGGGTGTTGCTTGCGTTTGGGCATCAGCATTTGGGGCTGACGCAGGCGGCGGTGACGGCGGAGATGGTTGGGAAAATGGTGTTGCCATCGCTACAGGACACGGCCCGTACGCTTCCGTTGAACGAGCCTTATAGGCTGGATCGTTTTTGA